The following proteins are co-located in the Heliorestis convoluta genome:
- a CDS encoding Wadjet anti-phage system protein JetD domain-containing protein, producing the protein MSTSLRALLLEQIEKHHRKRIDIYELLQNAPGETNYQEIATVITDLLAEKLLEPVKSKGFNNKKPPLPHQLRINKTALQESFFDALNRFKLQLHPAIDLSAYYRLGAQAFEKDRHQIVTLNKYLLKQDSLLIEASLPERSYEIFGDEKYLEEKKGLELLQRLGITAEDLSLQQNPDPVMFALHKELYQEEKKEHCHLIVENKTAFHILLPYIQAQSFFTTLIYGQGKAIIATLRNFKVQACFSKETSHSFYYYGDIDREGLSIFYSLHQRYKLQPCLPFYKSLLTKRARKGKEYQRLKEEALANLETLFPADMAEKIKNILQSGTYLPQEALSTEETERIWREESWIQDYKT; encoded by the coding sequence ATGTCCACATCTTTACGAGCATTGCTGCTAGAGCAAATAGAAAAGCATCACCGCAAAAGGATTGATATTTACGAACTATTACAAAATGCACCGGGCGAGACAAACTATCAAGAAATTGCCACTGTTATTACCGATTTATTGGCAGAAAAACTCTTAGAGCCTGTCAAAAGCAAAGGCTTCAACAACAAAAAGCCACCCTTGCCCCATCAGCTGCGAATTAACAAGACCGCTCTACAGGAATCCTTCTTCGATGCTTTAAATCGTTTCAAATTACAGCTCCATCCCGCCATAGATCTGTCGGCTTACTACCGTTTAGGAGCCCAAGCTTTTGAAAAAGATCGGCACCAGATTGTGACGCTTAATAAATACCTTCTAAAGCAAGACTCTCTGCTTATAGAGGCTTCTCTTCCAGAGCGGTCTTACGAGATTTTTGGAGACGAAAAATATTTAGAAGAAAAAAAAGGTCTCGAGCTGCTCCAACGCCTTGGTATAACAGCCGAAGACCTTTCTCTCCAGCAAAATCCCGACCCTGTTATGTTCGCCCTACATAAAGAATTGTATCAAGAAGAGAAAAAAGAACATTGCCATCTTATCGTAGAAAACAAAACAGCCTTTCACATTTTATTACCATATATACAAGCACAATCTTTTTTTACCACCTTGATTTACGGTCAAGGCAAAGCCATTATAGCCACCTTACGCAACTTCAAAGTGCAAGCTTGTTTTTCTAAAGAAACAAGCCACTCCTTCTATTACTATGGTGATATCGATCGAGAAGGCCTTTCTATTTTCTACAGCTTGCACCAGCGATACAAGCTCCAACCATGTCTTCCTTTTTATAAATCACTCCTAACAAAAAGAGCCAGAAAAGGCAAAGAGTATCAACGGCTAAAGGAAGAAGCCCTTGCCAACCTAGAAACTCTATTTCCAGCAGATATGGCCGAAAAAATAAAAAACATTCTGCAATCAGGTACTTATCTGCCCCAAGAAGCCCTATCTACAGAAGAAACAGAAAGGATATGGAGAGAAGAGTCATGGATCCAAGACTACAAGACGTAA
- a CDS encoding replicative DNA helicase, translating to MDPRLQDVTSGYRERMGRLAIFDPLYELGRKVTKDESGNSIDWFSLGLISLLFFFESMLTRRKQTSFHDLAQYLQNLNNRGPIITDSKGFDKIAEEIIDTFRGTGKKKEKSFYNWETKQIETFEYALLEVHDSNVAQNIQYYRLSEQGLDLIFATKEYFSEFQLSINQLVLRKQLEKGELNSALREIDEMRVAVEKLHRKMEQLNLEVQRNIISYETQKRYSATIDDIHSRLQREDEEFRELHSFIVEKKKNQAYELNKANEKDQQAYRLLIEIAKELEEVHYQHRTLLHDSITLQRKALQAAKESLYHAGLIAFNFNQDITSFVVATPLPLQSLEGIAQPFLGLEPQRRWSPFELFAPQRTGHEESGEWRIHQFMEAEEQQEDQTFLQQQLHNFRIISEKLAYFMGVSTEIYLSQFVNHLQKLSQEENAVEEIGQVSAKDLLSNRSFYDYWLFVHQRSPMLRGEEEEKQSHLVDEIMAAFPQAEAILVEEERPLLQPHDRYQIQEMKLQIRMKER from the coding sequence ATGGATCCAAGACTACAAGACGTAACAAGTGGCTATCGGGAGCGAATGGGTCGCCTGGCGATTTTCGATCCCCTCTATGAACTAGGTAGGAAAGTAACCAAAGACGAGAGCGGCAATAGCATTGACTGGTTTAGCCTAGGCTTAATCTCATTGCTCTTCTTCTTCGAAAGCATGCTGACACGGCGAAAACAGACATCGTTTCACGATCTAGCACAGTACCTTCAAAACCTAAACAACCGAGGACCCATCATAACAGATAGCAAAGGCTTTGATAAAATAGCAGAAGAAATCATTGATACTTTTCGCGGTACCGGTAAAAAGAAAGAAAAAAGCTTTTACAACTGGGAAACAAAGCAAATTGAAACTTTTGAATATGCCCTTTTAGAAGTCCATGACTCTAACGTTGCTCAAAACATTCAATACTATCGCCTCAGCGAGCAAGGGCTTGACCTCATCTTTGCCACCAAAGAATACTTTAGCGAATTTCAGCTTTCCATTAATCAATTGGTGCTCCGCAAACAATTGGAAAAAGGAGAGCTCAACAGCGCTTTACGAGAAATTGATGAAATGCGCGTCGCCGTAGAAAAGCTTCACCGCAAAATGGAACAACTGAACTTAGAAGTACAACGCAACATCATCTCTTATGAAACACAAAAGCGATACAGCGCCACCATCGACGATATCCATAGCCGCTTACAACGAGAAGATGAAGAATTTCGTGAACTTCATAGCTTTATTGTGGAGAAAAAGAAAAATCAAGCCTACGAGCTGAACAAGGCCAACGAAAAAGATCAGCAAGCCTACCGTCTGCTGATCGAAATTGCCAAAGAACTAGAAGAAGTACACTACCAGCACCGCACACTGCTCCATGATAGCATTACCTTACAACGCAAAGCTTTACAAGCCGCCAAAGAATCTCTCTATCACGCAGGCTTGATCGCTTTTAACTTTAATCAAGACATTACTTCTTTCGTCGTCGCCACACCACTGCCTTTACAAAGCCTTGAAGGCATTGCACAACCCTTTCTAGGCCTAGAACCGCAACGCAGGTGGTCGCCTTTTGAGCTTTTTGCACCCCAGCGCACAGGCCACGAAGAAAGCGGCGAATGGAGAATCCATCAGTTTATGGAAGCAGAAGAACAGCAAGAAGATCAGACCTTTTTACAGCAACAACTACATAATTTTCGGATTATCAGCGAAAAGCTTGCTTATTTTATGGGCGTAAGTACAGAAATCTACCTTTCTCAATTTGTCAACCATCTGCAAAAATTGTCCCAAGAAGAAAATGCAGTAGAAGAAATAGGTCAGGTATCGGCAAAAGACTTGTTAAGCAATCGCTCCTTTTACGACTATTGGCTCTTTGTACACCAGCGTTCTCCGATGCTTCGAGGAGAAGAGGAAGAAAAGCAAAGCCACCTCGTTGATGAAATCATGGCTGCTTTTCCCCAGGCTGAGGCAATTTTAGTGGAAGAAGAAAGGCCTTTATTACAACCTCATGATCGCTATCAAATTCAAGAGATGAAGTTACAGATAAGGATGAAAGAACGATGA
- a CDS encoding ATP-binding protein, which translates to MAEFHMLCGIPGSGKSTLVNKLSGYLVSTDKIREFLWGNASILDKDQLVFHIAKDVVQYMLARNEDVIFDATNLTRRNRRPFLKIAKNHQAKVTLHLVRTTLPTALQRNAQRQRKVPEAAIRSLHHSFQMPTLSEQIDRIVIYNEE; encoded by the coding sequence ATGGCGGAATTTCATATGCTTTGTGGTATTCCCGGAAGCGGTAAATCAACGCTCGTCAATAAACTCTCAGGCTATCTCGTCTCTACCGATAAAATTCGAGAGTTCCTCTGGGGAAATGCCTCGATTCTCGATAAAGATCAATTGGTCTTCCATATAGCCAAAGATGTCGTTCAATATATGTTAGCTCGCAACGAAGACGTCATCTTCGACGCTACGAATCTAACACGAAGAAATCGAAGACCTTTTCTGAAAATCGCCAAAAATCATCAAGCCAAGGTGACACTCCATCTCGTTAGAACGACTTTGCCCACAGCCTTACAAAGAAATGCCCAACGTCAACGGAAAGTACCGGAAGCTGCTATTCGCTCCTTGCATCATTCTTTCCAAATGCCCACGCTATCAGAGCAAATTGATCGCATTGTCATTTACAATGAAGAATAG
- a CDS encoding ZIP family metal transporter: MSEVFLASLLAGSATLLGAIPLLFLRRIPHRAQDIFLGFAAGVMIAASFTLLGEGMEIGGSFLLVIGGLLMGAIFVAVLGAYLPDDLFGRFLKLPQSGKGELTLAWLTFTAITLHNIPEGLVVGVGYGSGDEALGLLMAVTIGIQNAPEGLVIAAPLRQKGVPISRILLLVAFAGLVEPIAALFGFWAVDVVSGLLPLALGFAGGAMLYVTSKELIPESHGHGYVQTATFALLFGVITMLSLEALLF, from the coding sequence GTGAAGTTTTTCTGGCGAGCCTCCTAGCTGGTTCGGCGACTCTACTAGGAGCTATTCCTTTGCTTTTTTTACGACGAATTCCTCATAGAGCTCAGGATATTTTCTTGGGCTTTGCCGCCGGTGTCATGATCGCAGCGAGCTTTACGTTGTTAGGCGAAGGCATGGAGATAGGAGGATCTTTCCTCTTAGTAATTGGCGGACTTTTGATGGGCGCTATTTTCGTTGCTGTCTTAGGCGCTTATTTGCCTGACGATTTGTTTGGGCGTTTCTTAAAGTTGCCGCAAAGTGGTAAAGGAGAGCTGACGCTAGCCTGGCTTACCTTTACGGCGATTACATTACACAACATTCCAGAAGGCCTTGTTGTTGGTGTTGGTTATGGCAGTGGCGACGAAGCCTTGGGCTTGTTGATGGCAGTAACTATTGGAATTCAAAATGCACCAGAAGGCCTTGTTATTGCGGCGCCTTTACGACAAAAAGGTGTGCCCATCAGCCGTATTTTACTGCTTGTAGCTTTTGCAGGACTTGTTGAACCCATTGCAGCTTTATTTGGCTTTTGGGCTGTTGACGTTGTCTCAGGCTTGCTACCTCTTGCCCTTGGCTTTGCAGGCGGCGCAATGCTTTATGTAACTTCGAAAGAACTTATTCCAGAAAGCCATGGCCACGGTTATGTACAGACAGCCACTTTTGCTTTGCTTTTCGGTGTGATTACCATGCTTTCTTTGGAGGCACTGTTGTTTTAA
- a CDS encoding NAD(P)-dependent oxidoreductase has protein sequence MIIDKQSDFDRKELTFAELDEGYSFRQAIAEAKRCLKCPKPLCRAACPIEHEIPQFIEALAKGNIGEATAIIARRSNLPAVCGRVCPHEKQCEGSCILGRKGESIHIGKLERFIADFDAEMGLTQPTVCSAPNKGKVAVIGSGPAGLTVAGDLTKQCYDVTVFDAQEEPGGILLYGIPEFRLNKEVVRREIKRIEMLGVTFRNGVLVGQDVTVDQMFAEGYDAIFIGTGTAMPKSLDLPGCDLAGIMQASYFLRVLALANSGSLSHREIPVSPGDKVAIIGAGNVAMDAARTALRVGASEVTVVYRRDKATMTALQSEYEHARAEGVTFCWMSSPLRYIGEEKVEALEIASMEMQEDGTVLDSGRRERLPVDKVILAIGQRPAARIVSTTRGIEVNSQGYVITREKPYGMTTRPGVFAGGDVVHEPATVVLAMKEAKKVAFGMALYIEAKKLMEECSK, from the coding sequence ATGATCATTGACAAGCAAAGTGATTTTGATAGAAAAGAATTAACTTTTGCAGAGCTCGATGAAGGCTATAGCTTTCGACAAGCCATTGCTGAAGCAAAACGTTGCTTGAAGTGCCCTAAGCCGCTTTGTCGAGCGGCCTGCCCCATAGAACATGAAATTCCTCAGTTTATAGAAGCTTTGGCCAAAGGCAATATCGGCGAAGCGACTGCTATCATTGCCCGTCGCAGCAACTTACCCGCTGTCTGTGGAAGAGTTTGCCCCCATGAAAAGCAATGCGAAGGAAGTTGTATTTTAGGCAGAAAAGGAGAGTCCATCCACATTGGTAAGCTTGAACGTTTTATTGCTGACTTTGACGCTGAGATGGGATTAACGCAGCCTACAGTTTGCTCCGCGCCCAACAAAGGAAAAGTAGCTGTTATAGGTTCTGGTCCTGCTGGGCTCACCGTAGCCGGTGACTTGACCAAGCAATGTTATGATGTTACCGTTTTTGACGCCCAAGAAGAACCCGGTGGTATCTTACTCTACGGCATTCCAGAGTTTCGGCTCAACAAAGAAGTTGTGCGTCGCGAAATCAAGCGCATCGAAATGCTTGGCGTCACCTTTCGCAATGGTGTACTCGTCGGACAAGATGTCACTGTAGATCAGATGTTTGCTGAAGGCTACGATGCCATTTTTATTGGTACAGGCACAGCCATGCCTAAAAGCTTAGATTTACCAGGTTGCGATCTTGCTGGGATCATGCAAGCTTCATACTTTTTACGAGTCCTCGCCCTGGCCAATAGCGGCAGCTTAAGCCATCGCGAAATCCCTGTGAGCCCTGGTGACAAAGTTGCAATTATTGGCGCTGGTAATGTAGCCATGGACGCCGCCCGTACAGCCTTACGAGTTGGTGCTTCCGAAGTGACTGTAGTCTATCGACGAGACAAAGCGACGATGACGGCGCTTCAAAGTGAGTACGAACATGCCAGAGCCGAAGGTGTCACTTTCTGCTGGATGTCTTCACCTCTTCGCTACATTGGCGAAGAGAAAGTAGAAGCTCTAGAAATTGCCTCTATGGAAATGCAAGAAGACGGCACTGTCCTCGACAGCGGTCGAAGAGAACGTCTGCCTGTCGATAAAGTCATTTTAGCCATAGGACAACGACCTGCCGCACGTATTGTTTCCACAACGAGGGGCATTGAAGTCAATTCTCAGGGTTATGTCATAACGCGCGAAAAGCCTTATGGCATGACGACCCGACCTGGCGTTTTTGCCGGTGGCGATGTTGTTCATGAGCCAGCTACGGTCGTTCTTGCTATGAAAGAAGCTAAAAAAGTAGCCTTTGGTATGGCTCTGTACATTGAAGCGAAGAAGTTGATGGAGGAATGCAGCAAATAA
- a CDS encoding DUF6063 family protein codes for MILYSHEQTEQTFRLLVQLLRQGQLNDQHPSFHDYRTSSEVRSLAEDFAKELDSVIIKTSDHLYLIPRSGQSPFALKNAWIKRDYLGTGATNVDLYMMYFAIIVFFGEFYDSYESPEATRDFLSLSDWMIKIRERLDTLKEQGREKLENLEGDTEWNWLAVIDYWDNLDDLKEKAKRQDSRQQSRLGFLKKVIRFLEDQGLAQSQGRNEFFITEKAKIIVQRYFMDREHNRDLLAFMYQYDQAKGENSPASHLQDTTDQSSV; via the coding sequence ATGATCCTCTACAGTCACGAACAGACCGAACAAACCTTTCGTCTCCTGGTGCAACTATTGCGACAAGGCCAACTCAACGACCAACATCCCTCTTTTCACGACTACCGTACGAGCAGTGAAGTGCGCAGCCTCGCCGAAGACTTTGCCAAAGAGCTCGATAGCGTAATCATCAAAACATCTGATCACCTCTACCTTATTCCCCGCTCTGGCCAATCCCCTTTTGCGTTGAAAAACGCCTGGATCAAGCGAGATTACTTGGGCACGGGAGCAACTAACGTAGACCTTTACATGATGTATTTTGCCATCATCGTCTTCTTCGGAGAATTCTATGATAGCTACGAAAGCCCCGAAGCAACGCGAGACTTTCTCAGCCTTAGTGACTGGATGATAAAAATCCGCGAACGCCTTGACACCTTGAAAGAGCAAGGTCGAGAAAAGCTGGAAAACCTTGAAGGCGACACCGAATGGAACTGGCTTGCTGTGATTGATTACTGGGACAACTTAGACGACTTAAAAGAAAAGGCCAAGCGTCAAGATAGTCGTCAACAAAGTCGCCTAGGCTTTCTAAAAAAAGTAATTCGCTTTCTAGAAGACCAAGGACTTGCCCAAAGCCAGGGGCGAAACGAATTCTTTATCACGGAAAAAGCCAAAATTATCGTCCAGCGCTACTTTATGGACCGGGAACACAATCGCGATCTCCTGGCCTTTATGTACCAGTATGATCAGGCGAAAGGAGAGAATTCCCCTGCCAGCCATCTCCAAGATACGACTGACCAATCTTCAGTATGA
- a CDS encoding cyclic nucleotide-binding domain-containing protein, giving the protein MERDKVVALSKVDFFFDLPREKIVALADDFHWKSYSQGAIVIQQGEVRHPFFVIVEGAVEAVVTKGELDPVRINTFIAGDSFGKISLCLNEPAPTTIRALTDCRVLYLDEDLFLQLLAGWPILYKKLAERLSRHANNVNLGIWDARQKEFLRSTLYLNEIEKRFYKVWGGPKTTRLMDEAIATLANHDDHLLLYGERGTGRQMMAWMIHKKRFGARAPFVIVEGSQLERYLTEMDRELYQLDCTLPESEMSDGGLFKMVEGGTLFVQDLHEVTAYHQRKLAKILRSEKTNFVITGSLRLAQEEIGDLSTILEEELSLFFQHTYFLPALRQRKRDLPFLVQGILEELAQRQQRVAPTVSNEAIKLLLSHSYHQGNVTELAQVIERAFLLADGTSIDVEHVFFGPTAKKSGGTFNLLSIPFLRKSLKQGKGLLLLKETIAFLFFGLLFLLLMQPDWAVKTGVFLFAWGLWWPLLALLSPILGRIWCTFCPVSTVMEKVQRIKSYHRPAPIWLKKYDYLLVTGFFLFIFWVEVTFAFRHHPLFTGLLLLFLLMVAVVIAIVYTRHAWCRYLCPLGGFIGVASMSSLIEVRAETSLCLNQCTTFDCYKGKGQIAGCPMSQHLAYLDNNIDCKLCLNCVRNCPNDAVEVNLRIPGRELWQLVRVNQGYVIFVAALVAILVPIFFFDSVLPSIEAFDDWFRFSLLYWGSALLAGAFTYGIIKPFQRKGASKKVQFFFALVPLLFAGHGIYHLQYFPILETVLLAMARLDGEMLQTMYIPVVRLSQLMVLIAGVNFTILFLFLVQWRSSAKL; this is encoded by the coding sequence ATGGAACGGGATAAAGTAGTTGCTTTGTCGAAAGTTGACTTTTTCTTTGATTTACCAAGAGAAAAGATTGTGGCACTCGCCGATGATTTTCATTGGAAAAGTTATAGCCAGGGTGCCATTGTAATTCAGCAAGGGGAAGTAAGGCATCCTTTTTTTGTGATTGTGGAAGGTGCTGTTGAAGCAGTTGTTACCAAAGGTGAACTCGATCCCGTTCGGATCAATACTTTCATTGCTGGCGATTCTTTTGGCAAGATTTCTTTGTGCCTTAACGAACCAGCCCCGACTACGATTCGAGCTTTGACAGACTGTCGAGTCTTATACCTAGATGAAGATCTTTTTCTTCAACTGCTGGCAGGGTGGCCCATTCTATATAAAAAGTTAGCAGAACGTTTATCGCGCCATGCTAACAATGTGAACCTGGGGATTTGGGACGCTAGACAAAAAGAGTTTTTACGATCGACCCTTTATCTCAATGAAATCGAGAAAAGGTTCTATAAAGTATGGGGCGGCCCTAAAACGACGCGACTCATGGATGAAGCAATTGCTACATTGGCCAATCATGATGATCACTTGCTTTTGTACGGGGAACGTGGTACAGGTCGGCAAATGATGGCCTGGATGATTCATAAAAAGCGCTTTGGTGCACGAGCCCCTTTTGTAATTGTAGAGGGAAGTCAGTTAGAGCGTTACTTGACGGAAATGGATCGAGAGTTGTATCAGCTAGACTGTACGCTACCCGAGTCTGAAATGTCTGATGGCGGCCTCTTTAAAATGGTAGAAGGCGGCACTCTGTTCGTACAAGACTTACATGAAGTAACAGCCTATCACCAACGAAAGCTTGCAAAAATTTTGCGATCGGAAAAGACGAACTTTGTGATCACAGGAAGCTTGCGACTGGCACAAGAAGAGATTGGCGATTTGTCAACGATTTTAGAAGAAGAGCTAAGCCTTTTCTTTCAGCATACCTATTTTCTGCCAGCTTTGCGGCAACGAAAAAGAGATCTACCTTTTCTGGTGCAAGGGATTTTAGAAGAGCTTGCTCAAAGACAGCAGCGAGTTGCTCCGACTGTAAGCAATGAAGCGATTAAGCTGCTTTTATCGCACAGTTATCACCAGGGCAATGTAACGGAGTTGGCGCAGGTGATAGAACGGGCTTTTTTGCTTGCTGATGGGACGAGCATTGACGTTGAGCATGTCTTCTTTGGGCCGACAGCGAAAAAAAGTGGTGGCACTTTTAACCTTTTGTCTATCCCTTTTCTGCGTAAAAGCTTGAAGCAGGGAAAAGGATTGTTGTTGCTAAAAGAGACGATTGCTTTTTTGTTTTTTGGCCTTCTTTTCCTACTATTGATGCAACCGGACTGGGCTGTAAAGACAGGAGTTTTTCTTTTTGCTTGGGGCTTATGGTGGCCTTTGTTGGCCCTTTTATCGCCCATTTTGGGTAGAATCTGGTGTACTTTTTGCCCTGTCTCTACAGTCATGGAAAAGGTACAAAGAATCAAAAGTTATCATCGACCTGCACCGATATGGTTAAAAAAATATGATTACTTGCTTGTGACAGGATTTTTTCTTTTTATTTTTTGGGTGGAAGTAACTTTTGCTTTTCGGCATCATCCTCTCTTTACCGGATTGCTGTTGCTGTTCTTGCTGATGGTCGCCGTTGTGATTGCGATTGTTTACACAAGGCATGCCTGGTGTCGCTATCTTTGTCCACTCGGTGGTTTTATAGGCGTTGCGTCAATGAGTTCTCTCATCGAGGTAAGAGCAGAAACATCCCTATGCTTGAATCAATGTACGACCTTTGACTGTTATAAAGGGAAAGGCCAGATAGCTGGTTGCCCCATGTCGCAGCATCTTGCCTATTTAGATAATAATATCGATTGCAAACTTTGTTTGAATTGTGTACGAAATTGTCCCAATGATGCAGTGGAAGTAAACTTGCGCATACCGGGAAGAGAATTATGGCAATTGGTACGGGTTAATCAAGGCTATGTTATTTTTGTCGCTGCTTTGGTTGCCATTTTAGTTCCAATATTTTTCTTTGATAGTGTGCTTCCTTCTATAGAGGCTTTTGATGACTGGTTTCGGTTTAGTTTGTTATACTGGGGTTCTGCTTTGTTAGCAGGCGCTTTCACCTATGGAATCATTAAACCTTTTCAAAGGAAAGGTGCGTCAAAAAAAGTTCAATTTTTCTTTGCCCTTGTGCCACTTCTTTTTGCAGGTCATGGTATTTATCATCTACAGTATTTTCCTATTCTAGAGACAGTGCTTTTGGCCATGGCTCGGCTAGATGGTGAAATGTTGCAAACGATGTATATACCTGTTGTACGGTTGAGCCAACTTATGGTCTTAATAGCGGGAGTGAATTTCACAATTCTTTTCCTATTTTTGGTTCAGTGGCGAAGTTCTGCAAAACTTTGA